ctccatccctccccctctatccctccgtccatctgctccatgtatccctctacccctccatccttctttccctctactctctctccgccctcgttttcctccatcccttctccaGGCCGAGAACCTCCTGCTGGACGCCAATGCCAACGTCAAGATCGCCGACTTCGGCTTCAGTAATGAGTTCACGCTGGGCAACAAGCTGGACACGTTCTGTGGCTCCCCGCCCTACGCTGCCCCGGAACTGTTCCAGGGGAAGAAGTACGACGGGCCCGAGGTGGACGTCTGGAGCCTGGGAGTCATACTATACACGCTGGTGTCAGGGTCGCTGCCCTTCGATGGGCAGAAcctcaaggtgtgtgtgttggaggggggTGGTGAGGCAGTGAGGCGTTGGGTGAGGGGGGTTAGAGATGGATGTCTGTAGTCTGGGAATCAAACTGTACACTCTGGCCAGCAGCTCGCTGCCCTTCgacctgtgtgcctgtgtggctGCTAATCCGAATGCTTCATAGGATATAGTGTTGTAGTGAGTGCAGAGTGTATTGAGTGTACAATTGGTGTCTTatttctactgtactgtatgtctatgttggtGTGTGTCGGGGTTGGCCTGTTGTTTGATGTGTGTTTGACTATTTCTGTTTTCTTGTGCTTGACATCAAGTTTGGTGTGTGCTTAACGATGTGTTTTTGGTCTGTGGTTGACAATCtgcgtttggtgtgtgtgtttggtgagtGTTTAaaaacgtgtatgtgtgtgtatgtttgtcacTGCCCACAGGAGCTGCGTGAGCGCGTCCTGAGAGGGAAGTATCGTGTGCCCTTCTACATGTCCACCGACTGCGAGGGGATCCTACGCCGGTTCCTGGTGCTCAATCCCACCAAACGCTGCACCTTAGATGTGAGGAGAACCAACCACACATGCCAGATTCACACTATAGGACCAACCCAAACCATATTGTGCTGGCTTGGATATTGtcttttcacattgtcctttcTTGCATAGTTTTAGCAATTATAGTGGATGTGTAACTATGCCAGCCCAGTACAGCTTGGCTCGGTTCGGTTTGGCTCAGTAGTGTAAAAAGGGTATAACATGTCACACACTAATACCCCAACATGTAATAAAGCTCCAAACCACTAGGCCAGGACCATACCAGTATCGCAACATTTTTTACACAAAGCAGACCAATAcactttggtcctttaaaaacctccTGTATGCTAAATATTGTGTGctgtagcttggaaaataaatacatatgtctctggatgacaacataatggtTTTTTCCAACATTTGGGGGGTTTTCCTTAAGTTCAATCcactttgtgttttgtttccttgccacgatactaacgAGTATTACGATACTGGTATCGCCACCGGCCTTAcaaaccaccataacatgaattTCACTTACATCCCCaaaactccaacacacacacacacacacacacacacacacacacacacacacacacacacacacacacacacacacacacacacacacacacacacacacacacacacacacacacacacacacacacacacacacacacacacacacacaggatttcCAACTTTAGCTACTCTCTAACATGGAATCTTGTTTTGATCTCCACAGCAAGTcatgaaggacaagtggataaacgcAGGGTATGATGAGGATTCCTTGAAGCCCCATATAGAGCCTGTTGAGGACTACAGTGATGCCGCTCGCATAGGTAAGACAGCTATATCCAGGCCAATGCCTTGCTATCCACAATTTCGGCACCAAAGGCAATGTGTTACTCTTCCACTTTGGCTCTGGTGGCTTATTTAGCCAGGTCACTTCATGCCTTTTGACATTCTTATGAAACACATTTCAGATACAGTAGCCTTTCAGTTAATATCTGTTCATGAAATGTTAGCTTAAAATGAACTTTAACTTAAAATGTTTTCCAAAATGGCCACCTTCTTTTTCCCCATCTCCCCTTATTTGTGGTCTTcagaggtgatggtggggatgggcTTTACTCCCGAGGAGATCAAGGACGCTCTGCTCAACCAGAAGTACAACGAGGTCACCGCTACCTACCTATTGCTGGGCCTCAAGAATGAGGTGAGCAGTCTGGGCCTGGCCACCAGAGGGCAGCACAAGATATCAATGTGCTATTACACAGAAAAACACTGCAGCCCTAGTAATCAGTATGTATACTGGATTTAGGTAAGAATATGTATTTTTGTAAGAAAATACTAAAATGCTTATTTGATTAAGAATTATGTAGACAGGCTCTTGGTGGCTCCACATTTAGTCCATGCAGCTAGTTAACACCCGTGCTGTGGTTGTCTTGGTAACAGGATGGTGGCGAGTCTCGTTCGGCCAGTACCCAGTCCTTGGCACGGGTTCGGCCCAGCCCCATCACCAACGGGACCAACAAGCACTCCTTGGCCACTGCaggctcctcttcctcctcttcatcctcctcacacAGCAAGACCCAGCGTAGCGCTTCCACCTATCACAGGCAGCGGCGGCACAGTGACTTCTGTGAGTGTTCAACTGTGCATTCTGCTGCACCTTCTACTGTACCCTCTTGTTTACTTTCTACTGTAGATTATACTGTACCTTCCCTCACCATCTCATATCCCCCCCTCACAAACACAGAAATCCTAATTCCGCTAATGGTGTAGTGGACATTGTTTAGGTGCCGGAGCGCAATACAAATGTAAATAACATCATCATTTCTCAAAGTTTCTACCAACAgatagcctattgaatatcattatATAAAATGCATCCTCCAATTGCAACATCTGACTACATATTGTAACAAGAAAATGTAATATTTCTAATACCCTCAAACACCAAGTTAGGCATACCTCATTTCAAAATAagccatcatcactgtcaatCGTGAATGATAATTCTTCACGTTATACGGTCAAATGTCCAAATGGCATCTGCATGCCAATTatttgatctcaatcagtttAATGAGAATATGCATTTAGTTCTTCTTGAATTACCGTGAGCATATTAGAGCAGATGGTGTTAAAATATATAGATTTTAGTTTCAATCAATGCACATTTTGTCTAGTGGCACACCACACGCTGTTGAGTTTTGGCCGCATTCAATTTTTTTATTTACTATTCTGCTATCCAATCATAAAATCTCATAAGAATGAGGTGGTGGTTTTGGTGTAAGAGCAACGTTATAGTATTCATTTATATTTGGTTCTGTTATGTAGAATACCAATTCATCATTATGTGATCTTCCAAGACATCATATTGAGCTTTGATCTAACTTTACTAAACAATCACCATTGTGAGAAGTGGCAGAGTGGTCATTCAGGTGCGCTGCGGCTGCACTACACTCCTGCTCCCGCTGTTAATTGAGTTAATTGAAGCGCACCTACTGTACCCTATTCTTTTGCAGCACTCAAAATTTGGTGATGCAGAAATGAGAAACCACATGTGGCTTTTTTTATGAAAATCTGGGAATATGTGGCCAAGGAAACATTTCTGGTTAGTCTCGGGGAATGTTAATCATTTACGAAGGGAGACTTTTAAAATGTGGTTGAGTGAATTAGTAAATATGTTGAATGAACAGCTAATGAGTATGGAGTGCCTCGCACGTTTGACGAAATTACCTAATCTTTCAGTCTAATACGGCTATTTACTTCGACAGAATCACACTTTTGTAAGTAGTTAGGCCTAACTGTCCTCTCCAAGATTAGCTGGAATTTAGTTGAAAGAATTTGAGAAATGTGATTGGATGAAATGTTGTTTTGTGCTGCGCAGAATATTAGATCTCAACAACGATTGGAGAAGTGTTTAACATCACCAGTACCACATTCGTATGATACATATATTTTAAGCTCAACATGATTTTGTGACTACAATAGACAGGTTGGAAATGCAGTCACAttgagtattatattatattgtattataagAATATTGAATAATGGCGTCGGTGGAGATGGCTGCCGATTTACGGcgtcctaaccaattgtgctattgtgtgtgttttttttttgcgtTATTTGAAAAATAttctgtacataatgtttctgccaccgtctcttatgactgaaaagagcttctggatatcaggacagcgatgactcacctcgaactggacaagtattttttctttaacgagtcggacgcgtaggatttacttcagacaccagacaaggcccaaatccccgtcattcaaatgaagaagagacagagatattggGGACGTAGGTCATGGTGCCTTGTAAAGAGCCGATGGCGTGGAGACTCTCACACGTTTGACAAAATACAGCTAAATACAGCTAAAATACAGTCTAATACAGCTATTTACTTACATTTGTAGCACTTCATCAAACTGGACCATGTTAGCCCCtatatggtccaagcacaccaagacagtcgtgaagagggcaaatctgaaaagatttagcatggatcctcagatcctcaaaaagttctacagctgcaccatcgagagcatcctaactggttgcatcactatctggtatggcaactaatcggcctctgaccgcaaggccctacagagggtagtgcgtatggcccattacatcactggggccaagcttcctgccatccaggacctctataccaggcagtgtcagaggaaggccctaaaaatagttaaagactccagccaccctagtcatagactgttctctctgctgccgcacgggaagcggtaccggagcaccaagtctagatccaaaagAATTCttaacttctacccccaagccatacgactCTTGAactgatattttttatttaactaggcaagttagttaagaacaaattcttattttcaataactgccttgttcaggggcagaatgacttgtcagctcggggattcgatcttaaAACCTTTCGGTTAGTAGgaaaacactctaaccactaggctacctgccaccctaatcaaaaggctacccagactatttgcattgtccccccaccccctctgttACGCTGCTgcaactctctgtttattatctatgcatagtcatagtgtacctacatgtacatacagttgaagtcagaagtttacatacacttaggttggagtcattaaaactcattttacaactccacaaatttcttgtgaacaaactatagtttttgcaagtcgattaggacatctacttcgtgcatgacacaagtaatttttccaacaattgtttacagacagattatttcacttatcacaattccagacctccacaagtctggtacatccttgggagcaatttccaaatgcctgacggtaccaagttcatctgtacaaacaatagcacacaagtataaacaccatgggcccacgcagccgtcataccgctcaggaaggagttctgtcttctagagatgaacggaTTTtgtgtgcgaaaagtgcaaatcaatcccagaacaacagcaaaggaccttgtgaagatgctggaggaaacaggtacaaaagtatctatatccacagtaaaacgagtcctatatcgacatgaactgaaaggctgctcagcaaggaagaagccactgctccaaaactgacataaaaaagccagactacggtttacaactgtacatggggacaaagatcgtacttttttgagaaatgtcctctggtctgatgaaacaaaaatagaactgtttggccataatgaccattgttatgtttggaggaaaaaggggatgcttgcaagccgaagaacaccatcccaaccgtgaagcacgggggtggcagcatcatgttgtgggggtgctttgctgcaggagcgactggtgcacttcacaaaatagatggcatcatgagaaagtgaaattatgtggatatattgaagcaacatctcaagacatcaatcaggaagttaaagcttggtcgcaaatgggtcttccaaatggacccaagcaaacttccaaagtcgtggcaaaatggcttaaggacaacaaagtcaaggtattggagtggccatcacaaagacctgacctcaatgctatagaaaatgtgtgggcagaactgaaaaagcgtgtgcgtgcaaggaggcctacaaacatgactcagttacaccagctctgtcaggaggaatgggccaaaattcacccaacttattgtgggaagcttgtggaaggctacccaaaaggtttgacccaagtaaaacaatttaaaagcaacgctaccaaataataattgagtgaatgtcaacttctgacccactgggaatgtgatgaaagaaataaaagctgaaataaatcattctctctactattattcagacatttcacattcttaaaataaagtggtgatcctaattgacctaatacagggaatttttactaggattaaatgtcaggaattgtgaaactgagtttaaatgtatttggctaacgtgtatgtaaacttccgacttcaactatattacctcaattacctcgactaacctgtgcccccgcacattgactctttactggtaccccctgtgaaatagcctcgctactgttattttactgctactctttaatttttttttttttttttggcttATCTATTTTTGACTTAATACTTATTTTCCTtaaaattgcattgttggttaggggcttgtaagtaagaaagTAAGCAAGCATTTAACTGTTATACCTTATAttcagagcatgtgacaaatcaaatttcatttgatttggagaaaaaaaaatgtctGACTTACATACGGGACAAAAAAAATGTGGTGTTTGAATTTCTAAAATGTGGGACTGTTTTGTTTGGTTACGGGACAAAATGTGGGACTGTCCTGCACAATCCGGACATGTGGTCATCCTACCCATATCCTCAGCTCCTGTTCTGTCCACTGACTaagtgtctgtgagtgtgtgcatgtgtgtgtatctgtctgtctgccagtgtTAACATGTGTGTTCCCCCCTCAGGCGGGCCGTCCATGCCGGTCATGCACCCCAAGAGAAGCCCCACCAGCACAGGTGACCGGGAGCTGCGGGAGGGGCGCATGCCCCCGCGTAAGGCCAGCTGCAGCGTGATGGGCAGTCGCTCGCTGCCACCCTCCAGTCCCATGGTCAGCAGTGCCAATAACCCCAACAAGTCAGAGATCCCCGACCGCCGAAAGGAGATGACTGCCACCACGGTGAGAAACAGTGAGGTAGGATGGGTGGGTTGGGTGGTGGGGGGGTTATAGGCCTGCATttgaaatggcaccttattccataAGTAGTGCATTACTATACAGATTACAATACCATTTTGGACGCGCCCTGGGAAAGATATGCGTTTTAAATGGCTtcctattccctaagtagtgcactactacacaggaaatagggtaccattttggaACACAACTCGTCTacagaaggccagttttattgcttctttaatcaggacaatagttttcagctgtgctaacataattgcaaaagggttttctaatgatcaattagccttttaaaatgataaacttggattagctaacacaacgtgccattggaacacaggagtgatggttgctgataatgggccgctgtacgcctatgtagatattccattacatatcagccatttccagctacaatagtcatttacaacattaacaatgtctacactgtatttctgatcaatttgatgttattttaatggacagaaaatgtgcttttctttcaaaaacaaggacatttctaagtgaccccaaacatttgaacagtagtgtatatcaATAGCAATTACACCTGCGTAAGCAAGCAATGGCATTAAGAATTTTTGAAGAACACTGAGTGGGGTCCATTTGTTGTTGCTGGCTCTGGTTGAGATTTCACTTTGCAAAAATATGCAAACAGCAATAAACTCTGCTTCCACTGGTTAAATTTAGGTTAAATCCAACAGGTCGTCAGTTGCTTGTGGCTAGAATAACGGAGGTGCAGGTGCTTTTTGTGATGTTAATCTCGTGCTGTTGGTGCTAGGCTCTGGCTCGTCTCGATCTTGTTGGTCAGCAGGCAGCGTAAGGGATGGGCGAATATTCCATTTGATGCTAGGCTCCTCAACCTCCGTGGTCGGGCCAGCAGGCTGTTCAGTGAACGGATCACTCTCGACATGGTGGTCCTCAGTATTTTGCTCTTGGCAGTGCCCAGCCAGCTATAATTATCCAGCTTGTCGCTACCAAAACTTAACAAAACTAGAAAATACTAGCTAGACTAGTATTAGCTGTAGCTGTCTGCAAAAGTGAACTTTTTTTCCCTCTGTGTGAGAAAAAAAACGGTCAATTTGACCCCGCCCTAGTTGGGATACAATGACATTCCTAAACAAGGTAATGAAGGCGTGCGTACCTTATGAAATTGCATGGCTCTGTGCCCAATCAGAATGCATTGGATTTGAACTACTACATGTTACATTATTACATCCCCCCTCCTCAGATCTTGAGCGCTGACCCGGCATATAGCCTCTGGCAAGCCCGGCAGCGCTACACTGGCAAAACCAACCAATTTGTTATGTTTATGGGGTAACAAAATTGCATGGGCACAAATTATTTTTCTGGCTTTGCCACCCCATAGAGCTGGCCCATGTAGTAGCCTACTCCGCATCGGATATGCTTAGAAATATTGTATTGCATGCAGTTATTGTATTGCATGCATTTACTCAAATGCTTGCAGTTAAACAACCAATAATACTGCGGGACTCTGATTGTTCAAGTTTGTTTATTCGTCATATACACATGATGTACATGGAGTACACAGTGCAATGAAATGCCCTCTTGCAGGCTCATCTCTCAACGGTACAACAACAATATAGAAAGTCAATGGGTAAAGAAGggtaataaaaaatacaaaatatatattaaataaaACTCAATGAGATAAAATAGAATAATAATTTTAGTAAGAATGTCCCTGTCCCAGGTTGTAGTCCCCATATTTTTCAAGACAACCACCATCATACTCCTCTTTGGTAGCATGATGTGACAACTGGTATCTATGGTAACGTCTGATATGATCATTTGCCCTCTTACTTTCCCAGAACAACATCCCGGGAAGTGCCATGACCCGGCGGAACACATATGTCTGCACGGACCGCTCCACCACCGACAGACACTCACTGCTGCAGAATGGCAAGGAGAACAGGTGAAGGACATGAAGGGACAagggaaggagagcgagagagggagagagagagagagagactcccaaATATATCCCCACTTTTCCCCTGATGATGATTAAGATTAAGAGATTAAGATCAATTTATTGGTGAATTGAACACAAAGTCGAAATTTGACTTCTGATTTTAAAGGAGAAGTTTTCGTTTTTACAaccaaatatatattttctatgtaaagtaccagtcaaaagtttggacatacctactctttcaaatctaaatatattttagattttagattcttcaagtatccaccctttgctttgcatttctatttgtatttattatggatccccattagatgctgccaaagcagcagctactcttcttggggtccagcaaaattaaggcagtttataccattttaaaacattacaatacattcacagatttcacaacacattgtgtACCCTcgggcccctactccaccactaccacatacagtggagagaacaagtatttgatacactgccgattttgaaGGTTTTCCCTCTTAAAAAGCATGTAATTTTTAtcacacttcaactgtgagagacggaatctaaaacaaaaatccagaaaatcacattgtatgatttttaagtaattaatttgcattttattgcatgacatatgtatttgatacatcagaaaagcagaacttaatatttggtacagaaactatttgcaattacagagatcatacgtttcctgcagttcttgaccaggtttgcacacactgcagcagggattttggcccactcctccatacagaccttgtccagatccttcaggtttcggggctgtcgctggg
The Oncorhynchus keta strain PuntledgeMale-10-30-2019 chromosome 11, Oket_V2, whole genome shotgun sequence genome window above contains:
- the LOC118389935 gene encoding MAP/microtubule affinity-regulating kinase 4 isoform X5, producing MSSRSALPSGNDRGTDHHVTLAASRSDKGTSLSSRSLGARCRNSMASCSDETPHIGNYRLLKTIGKGNFAKVKLARHILTGKEVAIKIIDKTQLNPTSLQKLFREVRIMKGLNHPNIVQLFEVIETDKTLYLIMEYASGGEVFDYLVSHGRMKEIEARAKFRQIVSAVHYCHMKNIVHRDLKAENLLLDANANVKIADFGFSNEFTLGNKLDTFCGSPPYAAPELFQGKKYDGPEVDVWSLGVILYTLVSGSLPFDGQNLKELRERVLRGKYRVPFYMSTDCEGILRRFLVLNPTKRCTLDQVMKDKWINAGYDEDSLKPHIEPVEDYSDAARIEVMVGMGFTPEEIKDALLNQKYNEVTATYLLLGLKNEDGGESRSASTQSLARVRPSPITNGTNKHSLATAGSSSSSSSSSHSKTQRSASTYHRQRRHSDFCGPSMPVMHPKRSPTSTGDRELREGRMPPRKASCSVMGSRSLPPSSPMVSSANNPNKSEIPDRRKEMTATTVRNSENNIPGSAMTRRNTYVCTDRSTTDRHSLLQNGKENSSLSHRLPPTSPSTLSISGAGASSSSSERCRLTRGSTIRSTFHGGQLRDRGPPVYSAPPTSPTLSHHDASPLPHARSRATSNLFTKLTSKLTRRVNLEPSKRQGSNKSVSGCTLPQGSKTVRSQMNLRESADLRSQVAIYLGIKKRPSPGPSDVAGI
- the LOC118389935 gene encoding MAP/microtubule affinity-regulating kinase 4 isoform X6, encoding MSSRSALPSGNDRGTDHHVTLAASRSDKGTSLSSRSLGARCRNSMASCSDETPHIGNYRLLKTIGKGNFAKVKLARHILTGKEVAIKIIDKTQLNPTSLQKLFREVRIMKGLNHPNIVQLFEVIETDKTLYLIMEYASGGEVFDYLVSHGRMKEIEARAKFRQIVSAVHYCHMKNIVHRDLKAENLLLDANANVKIADFGFSNEFTLGNKLDTFCGSPPYAAPELFQGKKYDGPEVDVWSLGVILYTLVSGSLPFDGQNLKELRERVLRGKYRVPFYMSTDCEGILRRFLVLNPTKRCTLDQVMKDKWINAGYDEDSLKPHIEPVEDYSDAARIEVMVGMGFTPEEIKDALLNQKYNEVTATYLLLGLKNEDGGESRSASTQSLARVRPSPITNGTNKHSLATAGSSSSSSSSSHSKTQRSASTYHRQRRHSDFCGPSMPVMHPKRSPTSTGDRELREGRMPPRKASCSVMGSRSLPPSSPMVSSANNPNKSEIPDRRKEMTATTNNIPGSAMTRRNTYVCTDRSTTDRHSLLQNGKENSSLSHRLPPTSPSTLSISGAGASSSSSERCRLTRGSTIRSTFHGGQLRDRGPPVYSAPPTSPTLSHHDASPLPHARSRATSNLFTKLTSKLTRRVNLEPSKRQGSNKSVSGCTLPQGSKTVRSQMNLRESADLRSQVAIYLGIKKRPSPGPSDVAGI
- the LOC118389935 gene encoding MAP/microtubule affinity-regulating kinase 4 isoform X4, giving the protein MSSRSALPSGNDRGTDHHVTLAASRSDKGTSLSSRSLGARCRNSMASCSDETPHIGNYRLLKTIGKGNFAKVKLARHILTGKEVAIKIIDKTQLNPTSLQKLFREVRIMKGLNHPNIVQLFEVIETDKTLYLIMEYASGGEVFDYLVSHGRMKEIEARAKFRQIVSAVHYCHMKNIVHRDLKAENLLLDANANVKIADFGFSNEFTLGNKLDTFCGSPPYAAPELFQGKKYDGPEVDVWSLGVILYTLVSGSLPFDGQNLKELRERVLRGKYRVPFYMSTDCEGILRRFLVLNPTKRCTLDQVMKDKWINAGYDEDSLKPHIEPVEDYSDAARIEVMVGMGFTPEEIKDALLNQKYNEVTATYLLLGLKNEDGGESRSASTQSLARVRPSPITNGTNKHSLATAGSSSSSSSSSHSKTQRSASTYHRQRRHSDFCGPSMPVMHPKRSPTSTGDRELREGRMPPRKASCSVMGSRSLPPSSPMVSSANNPNKSEIPDRRKEMTATTVRNSENNIPGSAMTRRNTYVCTDRSTTDRHSLLQNGKENSSLSHRLPPTSPSTLSISGAGASSSSSERCRLTRGSTIRSTFHGGQLRDRGPPVYSAPPTSPTLSHHDASPLPHARSRATSNLFTKLTSKLTRRVNLEPSKRQGSNKSVSGCTLPQGSKTVRSQMNLRESADLRSQGQYMSQVAIYLGIKKRPSPGPSDVAGI